In Bacteroidota bacterium, one DNA window encodes the following:
- a CDS encoding CHAD domain-containing protein, with product MDSLTSYYHSLLRTYRNTLDDALSSANEDAVHDLRVTTKRLNAIYQLVSFVDPQFKAQKSFRPFKTIFDSFGSVRDLDIAAAVVHRTKRLPGSTTARLEQYLVLRRDKTLDSLRSTIRKQRKLGEPSSSVEDILSSIDEKGLGRFLRGIQSEIGEQTRHDASVRRLHRARRLYKIYLYLSEAADMRGAAHPLRLERIQSTQRSLGKWHDLVIVIECLEELRKHVPISKSDLTTVINEIKARERRTRKRILKTIATQKIRSTVS from the coding sequence GTGGATTCACTTACTTCATATTACCACTCCCTGCTGCGAACTTATCGCAACACGCTCGATGATGCGTTATCATCGGCGAACGAAGATGCCGTTCACGACCTTCGAGTAACAACGAAACGCCTTAACGCTATCTATCAACTGGTCTCGTTCGTTGATCCGCAATTCAAGGCACAGAAATCCTTCCGGCCGTTCAAAACAATCTTCGATTCGTTCGGTAGTGTCAGGGACCTCGATATCGCTGCAGCAGTCGTTCACCGTACAAAACGCCTCCCCGGGTCCACAACTGCACGACTGGAGCAGTACTTGGTATTACGCAGAGATAAAACGCTCGATTCACTTCGTTCAACGATCAGAAAGCAGAGGAAGCTCGGCGAACCGTCATCTTCCGTCGAAGATATCCTGTCGTCAATCGACGAGAAAGGACTCGGTAGGTTTTTACGGGGGATACAATCCGAAATTGGTGAACAGACAAGGCACGATGCATCGGTTCGCCGACTACATCGGGCACGGAGACTCTATAAAATATATTTGTATCTGAGTGAAGCGGCAGACATGCGTGGCGCCGCACATCCTCTGCGGTTGGAGCGAATTCAATCGACGCAACGCTCGCTCGGCAAATGGCACGACCTTGTAATCGTGATTGAGTGTCTTGAGGAACTGCGCAAGCATGTGCCGATCTCGAAATCGGATTTAACAACAGTGATCAACGAGATCAAAGCCAGGGAACGGAGAACTCGCAAACGAATTCTCAAAACAATCGCAACACAGAAGATCCGGAGCACGGTTTCATAA